A DNA window from Candidatus Protochlamydia naegleriophila contains the following coding sequences:
- a CDS encoding GNAT family N-acetyltransferase, whose protein sequence is MDELLIRHARVEEMPFLISLAAEEGWNPGFEDGIAFYAADPMGFFIAEKGGEKVGCISAVAYGANYGFLGFYIIKAPYRHQGFGLRLWQHALKYLEKRCVGLDGVVAQQENYKKSGFKFYYRNIRFEGVCGGSMPSMVVPLEAVSFDAIAEYDSKVFGVNRELFLKKWLHMNNALTLAVVDGQELLGYGVIRKCLKGCKVGPLFANNAEIAEELFLGLSATAGKAPLFWDVPEINLAAVEMAKKRGMAKVFETARMYSKEPPIHLQASVFGVTSFELG, encoded by the coding sequence ATGGATGAGTTGCTTATTCGACATGCAAGAGTAGAGGAGATGCCTTTTCTCATCTCTTTGGCGGCAGAGGAGGGGTGGAATCCAGGTTTTGAAGATGGTATAGCTTTTTATGCGGCCGATCCGATGGGTTTTTTTATCGCCGAAAAAGGGGGAGAAAAGGTTGGGTGTATTTCGGCAGTGGCATATGGCGCTAATTATGGTTTTTTAGGTTTTTATATTATTAAAGCCCCTTACCGCCATCAGGGCTTTGGCCTAAGACTTTGGCAGCATGCGTTGAAGTATTTGGAAAAACGCTGCGTGGGATTAGATGGAGTTGTCGCTCAGCAAGAGAATTATAAAAAGTCGGGATTTAAATTCTATTATCGAAACATTCGTTTTGAAGGTGTATGCGGCGGTTCAATGCCTTCTATGGTTGTCCCTCTGGAAGCTGTTTCTTTCGATGCCATTGCAGAATATGACTCAAAGGTTTTTGGAGTAAATAGAGAGCTATTTTTAAAAAAATGGCTGCATATGAATAATGCCTTAACCTTGGCTGTGGTTGATGGGCAAGAGCTGCTCGGGTATGGTGTTATAAGAAAGTGCCTGAAAGGATGTAAAGTCGGTCCCTTGTTTGCCAATAACGCAGAAATTGCTGAAGAGCTTTTTTTGGGGCTTTCAGCAACGGCTGGGAAAGCTCCTTTATTTTGGGATGTGCCGGAAATCAATTTAGCTGCTGTTGAGATGGCTAAAAAGCGGGGCATGGCAAAAGTTTTTGAAACGGCCAGAATGTACTCGAAAGAGCCGCCGATCCATCTGCAAGCATCAGTTTTTGGGGTAACGAGCTTCGAATTGGGATGA
- a CDS encoding aldo/keto reductase, with translation MEKRQLGRSTVYISPIILGTWAIGGWMWGRSKDEDSIEAIQSSLTHGVNTIDTAAIYGMGYSEEIVARAIKNKRQDYIIATKGGMRWSGSEGAEPWVQQDRDGKMVTIRKNSKPASLQKECEDSLMRLGTDVLDLYQIHWPDSTTPIEESWQAMVQLKKQGKVRAIGVSNYNLEQLKIAHSIYPVDSIQLPYSLIRRGIEKNILPYCQKNQIAVIVYSPLERGLLTGKVTPKRQFDHDDHRTTSPLFSLENRERVLELLDRIRPIAARHHATISQLIINCTMYMPGITAIIAGARNASQAIENAEAGYLPLTQQERNEIIEVFAQSSFQQMIPI, from the coding sequence ATGGAAAAGCGTCAACTCGGCCGCTCCACTGTTTACATCAGTCCTATTATTTTAGGAACCTGGGCCATTGGTGGCTGGATGTGGGGTAGGAGTAAAGATGAAGATTCTATCGAAGCCATCCAGTCAAGTTTAACCCACGGTGTCAATACAATAGATACTGCGGCCATTTATGGAATGGGTTATAGCGAAGAGATAGTGGCCCGTGCTATTAAAAATAAAAGGCAAGACTACATCATCGCAACTAAAGGAGGAATGCGTTGGAGTGGCTCAGAAGGAGCAGAGCCTTGGGTACAACAAGACCGTGATGGAAAAATGGTCACCATAAGAAAAAACTCTAAGCCTGCGAGCTTGCAAAAAGAATGTGAGGATAGTTTAATGCGGCTCGGAACAGATGTATTGGACCTTTATCAGATTCACTGGCCCGACTCAACGACTCCCATTGAGGAGTCTTGGCAAGCTATGGTACAATTAAAAAAGCAAGGAAAAGTAAGGGCTATTGGAGTCAGCAACTATAATTTAGAGCAGCTCAAAATAGCTCACTCGATCTATCCAGTCGACAGCATTCAGCTCCCCTATAGTCTGATTAGAAGAGGGATTGAAAAGAATATCCTCCCCTATTGTCAAAAGAATCAAATCGCAGTCATTGTTTATTCCCCTCTAGAACGAGGCTTACTAACAGGCAAAGTCACCCCGAAGCGCCAATTTGATCATGATGACCACCGTACCACATCCCCTTTATTCTCTCTTGAAAATCGAGAGCGCGTCTTAGAACTTTTAGACCGCATCCGCCCCATCGCAGCTCGCCATCACGCAACCATTTCTCAGCTTATTATCAATTGCACGATGTACATGCCAGGCATTACGGCAATTATTGCCGGCGCGCGGAATGCCTCTCAAGCAATTGAAAATGCAGAAGCCGGATATTTACCCCTCACCCAGCAAGAAAGAAACGAAATTATTGAGGTCTTTGCTCAATCCAGCTTTCAGCAAATGATCCCTATTTAA